Proteins co-encoded in one Leucobacter exalbidus genomic window:
- the chvE gene encoding multiple monosaccharide ABC transporter substrate-binding protein produces the protein MKTKRALAALALVGTAALGLSACTSSPASSGEAAAGGDAAGVECNVGISMPTRSLERWINDGEQLQAALKDADCTTDLQYADNKTDQQISQIQNQIAGGSKILVIAAIDGEALAPVLADAKKQDVTVIAYDRLINGSENVDYYATFDNYQVGQLQGEYIVETLGLEGTSETFNLEPFAGSPDDNNAKYFFSGAWDVLLPYIESGTLVVPSGKSPATVDDWASIGIQGWDSAKAQAEMDNRLSSFYTGDEKVDVVLSPNDSLAIGIIASLKSAGYKPGADYPVLTGQDADKANVKAILDGQQSMTVWKDTRTLGDRVFEMTQSIVAGEEPEVNDTETYDNGKKVVPSYLLPPETVTEDVVQTKLIDSGFIKASDVGL, from the coding sequence ATGAAGACCAAACGCGCCCTCGCGGCTCTCGCCCTGGTGGGCACCGCCGCACTCGGGCTTTCAGCCTGCACCTCAAGCCCCGCTTCCTCGGGTGAAGCCGCAGCGGGCGGCGACGCCGCAGGCGTCGAATGCAACGTCGGCATCTCGATGCCCACGCGCAGCCTCGAGCGCTGGATCAATGACGGCGAGCAGTTGCAGGCCGCCCTCAAGGATGCCGACTGCACCACCGACCTGCAGTACGCAGACAACAAGACCGATCAGCAGATCTCGCAGATTCAGAACCAGATCGCCGGCGGCTCAAAGATTCTCGTGATCGCGGCCATCGACGGCGAAGCCCTCGCCCCCGTGCTCGCCGACGCCAAGAAGCAAGACGTCACGGTGATCGCGTACGACCGTCTCATCAACGGCAGCGAGAACGTCGACTACTACGCCACGTTCGACAACTACCAGGTGGGCCAGCTGCAGGGCGAGTACATCGTCGAGACCCTCGGCCTCGAGGGCACCAGCGAGACGTTCAACCTCGAACCGTTCGCCGGCAGCCCCGATGACAACAACGCCAAGTACTTCTTCTCGGGCGCCTGGGATGTGCTGCTGCCCTACATCGAGAGCGGCACCCTCGTGGTCCCCTCGGGCAAGTCACCTGCGACAGTCGATGACTGGGCCTCGATCGGCATTCAGGGCTGGGATTCGGCCAAGGCACAGGCCGAGATGGATAACCGCCTCTCATCGTTCTACACGGGCGACGAGAAGGTCGACGTCGTGCTCTCCCCCAACGACAGCCTCGCCATCGGCATCATCGCGTCGCTGAAGTCGGCCGGCTACAAGCCCGGCGCCGACTACCCCGTACTCACGGGGCAGGACGCCGATAAGGCAAACGTAAAGGCCATCCTCGACGGCCAGCAGTCAATGACCGTGTGGAAGGACACCCGCACCCTGGGCGACCGCGTATTCGAGATGACGCAGTCGATCGTGGCAGGCGAAGAGCCCGAGGTCAACGACACCGAAACATACGACAACGGCAAGAAGGTTGTGCCCTCCTACCTGCTGCCGCCTGAGACGGTCACCGAAGACGTTGTGCAGACGAAGCTGATTGATTCGGGCTTCATCAAGGCCAGCGACGTCGGGCTCTAA
- the mmsA gene encoding multiple monosaccharide ABC transporter ATP-binding protein, translating to MPEPTILDMRDIVKEFPGGVRALDGVSLSVTAGEVHAICGENGAGKSTLMKVLSGVYPHGSYQGSISFDGHPAEYRNITDSEADGIVIIHQELALSPYLSIAENLFLGNERAKRGIIDWNRTNLEAMVLLERVGLSENPATPVQQLGVGKQQLIEIAKALAKDVKLLILDEPTAALNDDDSAHLLQLIDQLRTQGITCIIISHKLKEIQEIADSVTIIRDGKTIETFSMSEEGASEARIIRSMVGRELSQLFPAHVPNIGAEMLRVEGWTVRHPQDHDRLVVDDASFSVRAGEIVGFAGLMGAGRTELAMSIFGHSYGTVLSGHVYKDGVEIHTRTIPEAISHRIAYVTEDRKRYGLNLIESITSNITIAGIGAVSKRGIINPYRENSIAEGFRTRMGIKTQSVATHTGKLSGGNQQKVVLSKWLHTGPDVLILDEPTRGVDVGAKHEIYTVINELAQQGKAIVVISSELPELLGLSDRIYTIAEGQVTGELPRAEATQEALMTLMTSRKDRS from the coding sequence ATGCCCGAACCTACGATTCTTGACATGCGTGACATCGTCAAAGAATTTCCCGGCGGCGTGCGCGCGCTCGACGGCGTCTCACTGAGCGTCACGGCTGGCGAGGTGCATGCGATCTGCGGCGAGAACGGCGCAGGCAAATCCACCCTGATGAAGGTGCTCTCGGGCGTCTACCCGCACGGCAGTTACCAGGGCAGCATCAGCTTTGATGGCCACCCGGCCGAGTACCGCAACATCACCGACAGCGAAGCCGACGGCATCGTCATCATTCATCAGGAGCTCGCGCTCAGCCCCTACCTGTCGATCGCCGAGAACCTGTTCTTGGGCAACGAGCGCGCCAAGCGCGGCATCATCGATTGGAACCGCACCAACCTCGAAGCCATGGTGCTGCTCGAGCGCGTGGGCCTGTCTGAAAACCCGGCGACCCCCGTGCAGCAGTTGGGCGTGGGCAAACAGCAGCTCATCGAGATCGCTAAGGCGCTCGCCAAAGACGTAAAGTTGCTCATCCTCGACGAGCCCACCGCGGCGCTCAACGACGACGACAGCGCACACCTGCTGCAGCTCATCGACCAGCTACGCACGCAGGGCATCACCTGCATCATCATTTCCCACAAACTCAAAGAGATCCAAGAGATCGCCGACTCCGTCACCATCATTCGCGACGGCAAGACGATCGAGACCTTCTCCATGAGCGAGGAGGGCGCAAGCGAGGCCCGCATCATTCGTTCAATGGTGGGCCGCGAGCTCTCGCAGCTCTTCCCCGCGCACGTTCCCAACATCGGCGCAGAAATGCTGCGGGTGGAGGGGTGGACGGTACGACACCCGCAAGACCACGACCGCCTCGTCGTTGACGACGCCAGCTTCTCGGTGCGCGCGGGCGAGATCGTCGGGTTCGCCGGTCTCATGGGCGCGGGCCGCACCGAGCTCGCAATGAGCATCTTCGGCCACAGCTACGGCACCGTCCTCTCAGGTCACGTCTATAAAGACGGGGTCGAGATTCACACCCGCACGATTCCCGAGGCCATTTCACACCGCATCGCCTACGTCACTGAAGACCGCAAGCGCTACGGCCTCAACCTCATCGAATCGATCACCTCGAACATCACGATCGCGGGTATCGGCGCCGTCTCCAAGCGCGGCATCATCAACCCATACCGCGAGAACTCGATCGCCGAGGGTTTTCGCACCCGCATGGGCATCAAAACCCAAAGCGTCGCAACTCACACCGGCAAGCTCTCGGGCGGCAACCAGCAGAAGGTAGTGCTGTCGAAGTGGCTGCACACCGGGCCCGACGTGCTCATTCTCGATGAGCCCACCCGCGGCGTCGACGTCGGCGCGAAGCACGAGATCTACACTGTCATCAACGAGCTCGCCCAGCAGGGCAAAGCCATCGTTGTTATTTCTTCTGAGCTGCCCGAACTGCTCGGCCTCTCAGATCGCATCTACACCATTGCCGAGGGCCAGGTCACAGGTGAACTCCCCCGCGCAGAAGCCACCCAAGAAGCCTTGATGACCCTCATGACTTCACGAAAGGATCGCAGCTGA
- the mmsB gene encoding multiple monosaccharide ABC transporter permease: protein MSSQTTAGSKPRKPRVSFNVRQYGILVALVVIILLFQVLTAGRLLMPGNVNNLIQQNAYVLILAIGMVMVIIAGHIDLSVGSVVAMVGAVAAIAMQNWGLPWWLAVILALVIGALVGAWQGFWIAYVGIPAFIVTLAGMLLFRGLTLVLLTGGTISGLPEPFVAIGAGWLPGIFGGIAYHDTLTLMLGLMACAFYFVDRLRNMRNSRKLNLPVEAAGLYWGKFVVASAAVMALAWLLAGYNGTPIILVILGGLILAYSFVLNRSVFGRHIYAIGGNRFAAEMSGVNTRRVDFMLFVNMGVLSAVAGIVSTARAGGAVAAAGQNYELDAIAAAFIGGAAVQGGVGTIIGAVVGGLVMGVLNMGLSILAVDAAWQMAIKGLVLLLAVAFDIWNKKRSGK, encoded by the coding sequence ATGAGCTCGCAAACGACCGCGGGGTCCAAGCCCCGCAAACCTCGCGTCAGCTTTAACGTGCGCCAGTACGGCATCTTGGTGGCACTGGTCGTCATTATTTTGCTGTTCCAGGTACTCACTGCCGGGCGCCTGCTCATGCCTGGCAACGTCAACAACCTGATTCAGCAGAACGCCTACGTGCTGATTCTCGCCATCGGCATGGTGATGGTGATTATCGCCGGGCACATTGACCTGTCGGTCGGCTCGGTCGTCGCCATGGTCGGCGCCGTCGCCGCGATAGCGATGCAAAACTGGGGGCTACCTTGGTGGCTCGCCGTCATCCTCGCCCTCGTCATCGGTGCGCTGGTGGGCGCCTGGCAAGGCTTCTGGATCGCCTACGTGGGCATTCCCGCGTTCATCGTGACGCTCGCCGGCATGCTGTTGTTCCGTGGCCTCACCCTCGTGCTGCTCACCGGCGGCACCATCAGTGGTCTCCCCGAGCCCTTCGTGGCCATCGGTGCGGGCTGGCTGCCCGGCATCTTCGGCGGCATCGCGTACCACGACACTCTCACCCTGATGCTCGGGCTGATGGCGTGCGCGTTCTACTTCGTTGATCGCCTGCGCAATATGCGCAACAGCCGCAAGCTCAACCTGCCCGTCGAGGCCGCCGGTCTCTACTGGGGCAAGTTTGTCGTCGCGTCCGCCGCGGTCATGGCACTCGCCTGGCTGCTCGCCGGCTACAACGGCACCCCGATCATTCTGGTCATTCTCGGCGGCCTGATTCTGGCCTACTCGTTCGTACTGAACCGTTCGGTGTTTGGCCGCCACATCTACGCCATCGGCGGCAACCGCTTCGCTGCTGAGATGAGCGGCGTCAACACCCGCCGTGTCGACTTCATGCTGTTCGTCAACATGGGTGTGCTCTCTGCCGTTGCCGGCATCGTCAGCACGGCCCGTGCGGGCGGCGCGGTTGCCGCGGCCGGCCAGAACTACGAGCTCGACGCCATCGCGGCCGCCTTCATCGGCGGCGCTGCGGTGCAGGGCGGCGTGGGCACCATCATCGGGGCGGTCGTCGGTGGCCTCGTGATGGGCGTGCTCAACATGGGCCTGTCGATCCTTGCGGTCGACGCGGCCTGGCAGATGGCCATCAAGGGACTCGTGCTGCTGCTCGCGGTCGCCTTCGACATCTGGAACAAGAAGCGCTCGGGCAAGTAA
- a CDS encoding DUF262 domain-containing protein: MTIKEVASTSVGKLFLLPLRIPSYQRPYSWEPGTALQLFEDLCDAFEASLLTDSTSADTQTPPYVLGTVILHDRVEDPTASTAEQGRVYDIVDGQQRILTLRMLLKILETPTPSGETVETSTPPQGFQSSSFTGSALATAEPAIRIARAALSRAVRQRFGSNHDDANRDRFTWFVRERCQLVRVVTDSEDEAFRIFDSQNYRGKPLAPHDLLKAHHLRAMEGESEATIHAVIERWESAGDDALNRLFSLYLYRIARWSHGERATSFTDRDIHMFKGLTQEDAQTPSLRYHLAAQSALPLLNSWSGSHATPQRTQASDTHDREREHSRFQLTAPILAGRAFFEMTAFMLSELQRLSAREFPVAVDKASPKDNTFESWQRRHRYQKSVDLYLAAELFYVNRFGEQQLPAAQDALFVWAFQLRTRQLRIQHKSIDLLASGAAAQGSQPQPTPFKMLRETHDGRIVNRLEPEVRQYRDGFEAELFAELLRRSA, translated from the coding sequence GTGACGATTAAAGAGGTCGCCTCAACATCAGTGGGAAAGCTGTTTCTTCTTCCCCTTCGTATTCCGAGCTACCAGCGGCCTTATTCATGGGAACCCGGTACCGCGCTGCAATTGTTTGAAGATCTCTGCGACGCATTTGAGGCCTCACTCCTTACCGACAGCACCAGCGCTGACACTCAGACACCCCCGTATGTGCTCGGCACGGTTATCTTGCATGATCGCGTTGAGGACCCCACAGCATCGACGGCCGAGCAGGGTCGGGTCTACGACATCGTCGATGGGCAGCAGCGCATCCTGACACTGCGCATGTTGCTCAAGATCCTCGAGACGCCTACGCCCTCTGGCGAAACTGTCGAGACTTCCACGCCCCCTCAAGGTTTCCAGTCGTCCAGTTTCACGGGCTCAGCCCTCGCCACAGCGGAACCCGCCATTCGCATCGCCCGTGCCGCCCTATCTCGAGCTGTTCGTCAAAGGTTTGGCTCAAATCACGACGATGCCAACCGCGACCGGTTCACATGGTTCGTACGTGAGCGGTGCCAGCTCGTCAGAGTAGTGACGGATAGCGAGGACGAGGCGTTTCGAATCTTTGATTCTCAAAACTATCGAGGAAAGCCTTTGGCCCCTCACGATCTCCTCAAAGCGCATCATCTGCGGGCGATGGAAGGGGAAAGCGAAGCAACGATTCATGCGGTGATCGAGCGTTGGGAATCAGCAGGAGACGACGCGTTGAATCGCCTGTTTTCGCTTTATCTCTATCGCATCGCCCGCTGGTCCCATGGTGAGCGAGCGACTTCGTTCACGGACCGGGACATCCACATGTTTAAGGGCCTCACGCAAGAGGATGCCCAGACCCCCAGCCTGAGATACCACCTGGCCGCGCAGTCGGCGCTCCCATTGCTGAATAGTTGGTCGGGTTCCCACGCCACGCCTCAGCGCACCCAGGCATCCGATACGCACGATCGAGAACGGGAACACAGCCGTTTCCAGCTCACTGCTCCGATCCTTGCCGGTCGTGCATTCTTCGAAATGACGGCATTCATGTTGTCGGAGTTGCAACGGCTCTCAGCACGGGAGTTCCCTGTGGCCGTAGACAAGGCTTCCCCAAAAGACAACACGTTTGAATCTTGGCAACGCCGGCATCGCTACCAGAAGTCCGTAGACCTGTATCTCGCGGCCGAGCTGTTTTACGTCAACCGGTTTGGCGAGCAGCAACTTCCAGCCGCCCAAGATGCACTCTTCGTGTGGGCGTTCCAGCTTCGCACTCGCCAACTGCGCATCCAACACAAGTCGATCGACCTCCTCGCATCCGGTGCCGCGGCTCAGGGAAGCCAGCCTCAGCCCACGCCATTCAAGATGTTGAGAGAGACCCATGACGGTCGAATTGTGAATCGACTCGAACCCGAAGTCAGGCAGTACCGCGATGGCTTCGAGGCAGAGCTGTTCGCAGAACTACTCAGGAGAAGCGCATGA
- a CDS encoding DUF262 domain-containing protein, translating into MTLTTDLRSEALSVAGVFSPDSRYSVPAYQRNYAWETPQIEQLILDIKAAMHEQTGDQAPKSYFLGNLVVQARPLSPGSKITEYSVIDGQQRLTTLTLLLSYLSRARKNSLQLPSNPIENLTYDSRPRSAETLRLISHVTSAGELPEEDRLDAGIVNAFGIISQTLKQLDKDLNLDAFTRFVLDQVTVVRVELPFGTDLNRYFEIMNTRGQQLQQVDIVKARLMSVLHNGNHDPAASAVEVAAFAWIWDACAEMHSYVQQSLTMGNTSLRSKMFTAGTWAWLKPQSFAELVESWTAAPPSSADPCDSSSSQSGFPRATTMSLDEAIKYYEAVPADIAEEESDAEQFRSTIEYPSFLMHVLKVFKGHAAEADGGLDDSHLIRSFDEEFSKHDAEHVREFIFLLLRARNLFDAFILKREYLARSSDEGMWSLRRVVKRSSRESRRGLERQSIGYVGTFAPGEHPEDSDSDVEYTASEIQTHVVRPGQFVPGGLLQLQSMLRVTYTSPRTMHWITLVLDFVLQQPDPTNVAERDLLEILLTHTRSRVHDAYFADVPPVGFSIPRIVFTYLDFLLLRGNHVPGFSSSFTFGFRTSIEHFFPQHPSEQPGEGEAVSNELLHSLGNLALVSVSNNSRFSNLLPGAKAEGFKTTIETQSPKLALMASMTRAAGAWNDALVKQHHEDMERVLREDLSNWS; encoded by the coding sequence ATGACCCTCACCACAGATCTTCGATCCGAAGCGCTCTCGGTCGCTGGCGTATTCAGCCCAGATTCCCGGTACTCAGTCCCCGCATATCAGCGAAACTATGCGTGGGAAACACCACAGATCGAGCAGCTCATCCTTGATATCAAGGCTGCGATGCATGAACAAACCGGTGACCAAGCGCCCAAGAGTTACTTCCTGGGCAACCTCGTCGTTCAAGCCCGTCCGTTGTCCCCCGGCAGCAAGATCACCGAGTACTCGGTAATTGATGGGCAGCAAAGGCTCACTACGCTTACGCTCCTGTTGTCGTACCTTTCACGGGCGCGTAAAAACAGTCTTCAGTTACCGTCGAACCCCATCGAAAATCTGACGTATGACTCCAGGCCGCGCTCTGCCGAGACGCTTCGCCTCATTTCACATGTGACCTCAGCGGGCGAACTCCCTGAGGAAGATCGGCTCGATGCGGGGATCGTCAATGCATTTGGCATCATTTCCCAGACGCTGAAGCAGCTGGACAAAGATCTCAATTTGGATGCCTTTACCCGTTTCGTTCTAGATCAGGTCACGGTGGTTCGCGTTGAGTTGCCTTTCGGCACAGATCTCAACCGATACTTCGAGATCATGAATACACGCGGTCAACAGCTCCAACAGGTCGACATTGTCAAAGCCCGCCTCATGAGTGTGCTCCACAACGGAAACCACGACCCCGCTGCATCAGCCGTTGAGGTTGCTGCCTTTGCATGGATCTGGGATGCGTGCGCCGAGATGCACTCGTATGTTCAACAGTCGCTCACGATGGGTAACACGTCGCTGCGTTCAAAGATGTTCACGGCTGGCACCTGGGCCTGGCTGAAACCCCAAAGCTTCGCCGAGCTCGTGGAGTCTTGGACGGCGGCCCCGCCAAGTAGTGCAGACCCGTGCGACTCCAGCAGCAGTCAATCGGGCTTTCCCCGAGCAACCACGATGTCACTCGACGAGGCAATCAAGTACTACGAGGCGGTGCCCGCCGACATCGCCGAAGAAGAATCCGACGCAGAACAGTTTCGTTCGACCATCGAGTACCCGTCATTCCTCATGCATGTACTCAAGGTATTCAAGGGCCACGCCGCGGAGGCCGACGGCGGGCTTGACGACAGCCATCTCATCCGTTCGTTTGACGAAGAATTCAGCAAGCATGACGCCGAACACGTGCGCGAGTTCATCTTCCTCCTCCTACGAGCCCGTAATTTGTTCGACGCGTTTATCCTGAAGCGTGAATATCTCGCACGCTCTTCCGATGAAGGTATGTGGTCCCTGCGCCGGGTGGTGAAGCGTTCAAGCCGTGAGTCACGGCGTGGGCTTGAACGGCAGTCAATCGGATATGTTGGCACCTTTGCACCAGGCGAACATCCTGAAGACTCGGATTCAGACGTTGAGTACACAGCCTCTGAGATTCAGACCCACGTTGTAAGACCCGGGCAGTTCGTCCCTGGCGGTCTGTTGCAGCTTCAGTCCATGCTGCGCGTCACGTACACTTCCCCTCGAACCATGCATTGGATCACGCTGGTTCTGGACTTTGTTTTGCAGCAGCCAGACCCCACGAACGTAGCTGAGCGAGATCTCCTTGAGATCCTCCTCACACACACTCGATCGCGCGTTCACGATGCTTACTTCGCAGACGTGCCTCCGGTGGGGTTTAGTATTCCGCGCATCGTCTTTACATACCTAGATTTTCTCCTGCTGCGTGGTAATCATGTGCCGGGGTTTAGCAGCAGCTTCACCTTTGGATTTCGAACCTCAATTGAACATTTCTTCCCACAGCATCCCTCGGAGCAACCTGGTGAAGGCGAAGCCGTCTCAAACGAGCTACTCCATTCACTTGGCAACCTCGCGCTCGTCAGCGTGAGCAACAACTCTCGTTTCAGTAATTTGCTCCCCGGAGCTAAAGCGGAGGGGTTCAAAACAACCATCGAGACACAAAGCCCCAAACTCGCGCTCATGGCGTCCATGACTCGAGCTGCGGGGGCCTGGAATGATGCGCTCGTCAAACAGCACCACGAAGACATGGAACGCGTGCTACGAGAGGATCTCAGCAACTGGTCCTAA
- a CDS encoding class I SAM-dependent methyltransferase, giving the protein MNQTQINQFDEAKSPSPSTSRITRADLDWWLNIAPTLDWAFAVTYADSAPHHYVVKDRTPELTPEDFVRAGRVIRTFGELGKFFKRTNLYLISPDGRYRWWGMDHDVADTGIINRADASHIYGPQNAPRTVNENGCGVDSSYDEFASYWDTTHAATDEERRDYSLLIRELIGNRPQRVLDIGCGTGLALDLGITTPERYVGVDPSRAMLNELVLKYPHTAGIHPVKFETVLQERFLCGTKYNAVLALGGSASYLTPEEIYGIPDHASGPIVLAHYATDLEPIANDLDASTRAASFSATQQLVEARGGRSINIGRFIVSIF; this is encoded by the coding sequence ATGAATCAGACTCAGATCAACCAGTTCGACGAGGCCAAGTCACCTTCGCCTTCAACTAGCCGAATCACGCGTGCAGATCTCGACTGGTGGTTGAACATTGCACCAACGCTCGATTGGGCGTTTGCGGTGACGTATGCCGATAGCGCTCCGCACCATTATGTAGTCAAAGATAGAACGCCAGAGCTCACCCCGGAGGACTTCGTACGTGCTGGCCGAGTAATCCGAACGTTTGGTGAGCTCGGTAAATTCTTCAAGCGAACCAATCTCTATCTCATTTCGCCTGACGGACGATATCGATGGTGGGGCATGGATCACGACGTTGCTGACACCGGGATCATCAACCGCGCAGACGCGTCACACATCTACGGACCGCAGAATGCCCCGCGAACAGTGAACGAGAACGGGTGCGGTGTCGATTCCTCATACGATGAATTCGCGAGCTATTGGGATACTACCCATGCAGCAACAGATGAGGAACGTCGCGATTACTCACTGTTAATACGAGAACTCATTGGAAACAGACCTCAACGAGTCCTAGATATTGGGTGCGGCACTGGGCTGGCGCTAGATCTTGGCATCACCACACCTGAGCGCTACGTTGGCGTGGATCCGAGTCGAGCGATGCTGAATGAACTGGTCTTGAAGTATCCTCACACCGCCGGCATCCACCCGGTGAAGTTCGAGACGGTTCTGCAGGAGCGTTTCCTTTGCGGCACAAAATACAATGCTGTGCTCGCGCTTGGCGGATCAGCCTCGTATCTGACTCCCGAAGAGATATACGGGATTCCAGATCATGCCTCAGGCCCCATTGTGCTCGCCCATTACGCTACTGATCTGGAGCCAATCGCAAATGATCTCGACGCATCCACGCGTGCTGCTTCGTTCTCCGCCACTCAGCAACTTGTCGAAGCTCGAGGCGGCCGAAGCATCAACATTGGACGTTTCATTGTGAGCATTTTCTAG
- a CDS encoding serine hydrolase: protein MTQLGVPDFELGEAPGGVISRYSDGVPTVSFALVDKTGAVLREHEAERTFYVAPATGVGRLVATASADEDRQAEVPQQTSALGLARLAFKLGRSEAISTGSQDGNYSDSDTGVAHDVTFIELDGQTLCLAACTRGYTAPQGATVFRAISHALLQETNDAPARNPSLSYTLLDSAGNTTDGYGEEHEYYAASTVKLAVAAAVLLRVDAGTLSLEHTLPSTRTYASRLAGSPAFTIGAGEADPGMPTEGAPVSLSWCLERMITHSSNETTNLLTEFIGLGAVDEACKQLGITEVSMTRLICDYAASQADYTHTATTRGLARLVWELTCGEHFSMASREQMLKLLRAQYFPIISAGLPEGTAWGSKSGWDDGIRHDVAVIGEPGGSDFRVLAVCTEGFTPRGAIELITVLTRAIDPTRTRP from the coding sequence ATGACACAGCTTGGAGTTCCAGATTTTGAGCTTGGTGAGGCACCCGGCGGAGTCATTTCGCGCTATTCCGATGGCGTCCCCACGGTTTCTTTTGCCCTGGTCGACAAGACCGGCGCAGTGCTTCGGGAGCATGAGGCCGAGCGCACGTTCTACGTTGCCCCCGCTACAGGCGTCGGCAGGCTCGTCGCGACAGCATCCGCAGACGAAGACCGCCAAGCAGAGGTCCCCCAGCAGACCTCAGCTCTCGGGCTGGCACGACTTGCGTTTAAGCTCGGGCGAAGCGAGGCCATATCCACCGGGAGCCAGGACGGCAATTACAGCGACAGCGACACTGGAGTCGCACACGACGTCACCTTCATCGAGCTAGATGGGCAGACCCTTTGCCTGGCAGCATGCACCCGCGGATACACCGCGCCACAGGGCGCCACAGTCTTTCGTGCAATTTCACACGCACTCCTCCAGGAGACCAACGACGCCCCCGCCAGAAACCCATCGTTGTCGTACACGCTCTTAGACTCCGCGGGCAATACCACTGACGGGTACGGCGAAGAGCACGAGTACTACGCCGCCAGCACAGTCAAGCTCGCTGTCGCCGCGGCGGTGCTGCTGCGGGTCGACGCGGGTACGCTCTCGCTCGAGCACACCCTTCCGAGCACCCGCACGTATGCGAGCCGCCTCGCCGGCAGCCCTGCATTCACGATCGGCGCCGGCGAAGCCGACCCGGGGATGCCCACAGAAGGCGCACCTGTATCTCTCAGTTGGTGTCTCGAGCGCATGATCACGCACTCCTCAAACGAGACCACAAACCTACTCACGGAGTTCATCGGACTCGGCGCGGTAGACGAAGCGTGCAAACAGTTGGGTATCACCGAGGTTTCGATGACCAGACTCATCTGCGACTATGCCGCGAGTCAAGCTGATTACACGCACACGGCAACAACTCGAGGGCTCGCTCGCTTGGTCTGGGAGCTGACCTGCGGTGAACACTTCAGCATGGCGTCGCGCGAGCAAATGCTCAAGTTACTCAGAGCTCAGTACTTTCCGATCATCAGTGCCGGACTCCCCGAAGGCACGGCATGGGGTTCCAAGAGCGGATGGGATGACGGCATCAGGCATGATGTCGCCGTGATCGGAGAACCTGGCGGCTCGGACTTCCGTGTGCTTGCGGTCTGTACCGAAGGGTTCACCCCGCGAGGCGCGATCGAACTCATTACCGTACTCACGAGAGCGATTGACCCCACCCGCACGAGGCCTTAG
- a CDS encoding helix-turn-helix domain-containing protein gives MDAAAIVKRVRALRGITRKELAELANLSPSTVGRIERGEVDPTWGTLSRILSATGYQISGGTIVSAGDISALAAARPWISAILDALEESTRAYSPTLVSSTQEIAAAAARSNVKLNWPELWGSVLKNLTVSLSPFPNMTNEWWEHWQRAGWLKDGADTDDLVALAVSAGNAAKISRRSGIQRAVDAPGGWQSLARALSDADVNYAASGLVATRNDRSVANANLPVFYVEDPVDLGSRFSLSPAALGRGVLLIEASDGELDDVEAEEGIWFVPRSQAILDALAGSGREPDKAENELRKLLAAA, from the coding sequence ATGGATGCGGCAGCCATAGTGAAGCGTGTTCGCGCACTGCGCGGTATCACCCGCAAGGAGCTCGCTGAGCTCGCAAACCTTTCACCCTCAACGGTGGGTCGTATTGAGCGCGGCGAGGTGGATCCCACGTGGGGAACATTGTCACGCATCCTCTCCGCCACCGGGTACCAGATCAGTGGCGGCACGATTGTTTCGGCCGGAGACATCTCTGCCCTCGCAGCAGCTCGCCCATGGATCAGCGCAATATTGGATGCGCTTGAGGAGAGCACTCGGGCATACTCTCCAACGCTTGTGTCTTCTACTCAGGAGATAGCTGCGGCCGCGGCCCGTAGTAATGTCAAGCTGAACTGGCCTGAACTCTGGGGCTCGGTACTGAAGAACCTCACGGTCTCGTTGAGTCCCTTCCCGAATATGACGAATGAATGGTGGGAGCATTGGCAGCGTGCAGGCTGGCTGAAAGATGGGGCTGACACCGACGATCTGGTCGCACTCGCGGTATCAGCCGGGAACGCGGCAAAGATCAGTCGACGAAGCGGTATCCAGCGGGCGGTCGATGCGCCAGGCGGATGGCAGTCACTTGCGCGTGCGCTGAGCGATGCTGACGTCAACTACGCCGCCTCTGGCCTCGTCGCGACGCGGAACGATCGCAGTGTGGCTAACGCGAACTTGCCAGTGTTCTACGTTGAAGACCCGGTGGATCTCGGGTCCCGATTCTCGCTTTCGCCGGCAGCTCTTGGCCGGGGCGTCCTACTTATTGAGGCAAGTGACGGAGAACTTGATGACGTCGAGGCTGAAGAAGGGATTTGGTTTGTGCCGCGTTCCCAGGCCATCCTTGATGCGCTCGCGGGGTCCGGTCGCGAGCCGGACAAGGCGGAGAATGAACTTCGGAAGCTGCTGGCTGCGGCATGA